The sequence GTGGTGGGTGTAGTTCGGTTTTTCCGAGTAATAGCTCCCGACTCTCCCAATAAGGTGAATCTCGTCGGCGTGCCGCAGCGATCGTAAATGTAGCTGCTTGAGACGGACATTGTCAGCTCATTGCTAGACGATGACGACGGTGGTGTAGGCGGCAAATTGATGCTATCCAAGCTATGTTGTTCCCCAGGCATTTGTACGATAGTGAGAACAGGACGAGGAATGTGAAGAGTTCCCTGGAAAAATTTTCGTTAAGCAAATTCGAAATAGTTAATAGAAGGCATTTGTGAAGGTTAAGCGCCGCATCCCCACGATGATAGAGCACGACAGAGTTCAAGGTTTTGATCGTCAAGTCCGGGTACAGTAAAATTTACCgtatgaataaaaacaaaaaactgaaagtgCTAAGAGAACCTTCTCCACTGAtctattaaaattttttatttgtgttttggCCCCTCAGGGCGAGTCTACGTACTCTACCTCTATTATTTCTCCTATAGTTTCTTTGTATGGTGAGGCTGTTTATAATAGGTAGGCGCCGGTGGTGCGTTTCCTCACCAACTGGTTTTTCCCCGGGTATTGTATATTGTAAATAATAGCAAGTTTAATAATAATTGTGGAAATTCCGAG comes from Daphnia carinata strain CSIRO-1 chromosome 2, CSIRO_AGI_Dcar_HiC_V3, whole genome shotgun sequence and encodes:
- the LOC130699620 gene encoding uncharacterized protein LOC130699620; this encodes MSFNGHWISSNANFIPPVAQVHRQYLHHQQEQGTLHIPRPVLTIVQMPGEQHSLDSINLPPTPPSSSSSNELTMSVSSSYIYDRCGTPTRFTLLGESGAITRKNRTTPTTCQLSLTFCTLALLALVGMIVYMEVYMNERRV